In the genome of Candoia aspera isolate rCanAsp1 chromosome 1, rCanAsp1.hap2, whole genome shotgun sequence, one region contains:
- the ISM2 gene encoding isthmin-2, translated as MSKVRGRVVLILSLLLLTTCLAAVEGLPLKKQRGPSPKERDYTLVEIATSSDVASFKEEMPQSNKMQNLRLNGQAIPDQQKHRWPLQHASRNQLASLQPGEILPEEKTPFVLDLQSLTGLANVDLNAQNPNIQVTIEVVNDPQAEMEMDLLKETSNDWSMSSSDWLSHKDLFWPLFWEYTDPVEDGDDNLNIKSRDEEEEEEEEDYTSEYDEEEIVLSGVGGNWDQRWPNRKNWILKEKYNYDYEDEEIWSPWSSCSVTCSSGHQKRTRSCGYACTATESRTCDLQHCPGEVGELAPTTEETPSEAENASEILNADVDSCEKWLNCKSDFLNKYLSKVLSDLPSCPCSYPLEAVYSAVNLQDEQKGKNFRWQDASGPKERLDIYKPTARFCLRSMLSLDSTTLGAQHCCYDENTKLITRGKGAGAPNLISTEFSPELHYKVDMLPWILCKGDWSRYHAVRPPNNGQQCAVNPPEDEYLSQLQEAREY; from the exons ATTGCCACGTCATCTGATGTTGCTTCATTCAAAGAAGAAATGCCACAGTCAAACAAGATGCAGAACTTGAGGCTGAATGGACAGGCCATACCAGACCAACAGAAACACCGTTGGCCATTGCAACATGCTTCAAGGAACCAGCTGGCATCACTCCAACCTGGGGAAATACTCCCAGAAGAGAAAACACCTTTTGTGCTGGATTTACAAAGTCTGACAGGCTTAGCCAATGTGGATCTGAATGCCCAGAATCCAAACATACAG GTGACCATTGAGGTAGTGAATGATCCTCAAGCAGAGATGGAGATGGACTTGCTGAAGGAGACTAGCAATGACTGGTCCATGTCTTCCTCTGACTGGTTATCTCATAAGGACCTCTTTTGGCCACTTTTCTGGGAATACACAGATCCTGTAGAGGATGGTGATGACAATTTGAACATAAAGAGCAgggatgaagaagaggaggaggaagaagaagattatACATCAGAGTATGATGAAGAAGAAATAGTGCTAAGTGGAGTGGGGGGAAACTGGGATCAGAGGTGGCCTAATCGGAAGAACTGGATCTTAAAAGAGAAATATAACTATG ATTATGAAGATGAAGAGATTTGGAGCCCTTGGTCTTCCTGCAGTGTAACCTGTAGCAGTGGCCACCAGAAGAGAACCCGGTCTTGTGGTTATGCATGCACAGCCACAGAGTCAAGAACTTGTGACCTGCAGCACTGTCCTG GAGAAGTTGGGGAATTGGCTCCTACCACTGAAGAGACACCATCTGAAGCTGAAAATGCCTCAGAGATTCTAAATGCAG atGTGGACAGTTGTGAGAAATGGCTTAATTGCAAGAGTGATTTCCTCAACAAATACCTAAGCAAAGTGCTTTCAGACCTGCCCAGCTGTCCCTGCTCCTACCCTTTAGAAGCTGTTTATAGTGCTGTCAACTTGCAAGATGAGCAGAAGGGCAAGAACTTCCGATGGCAGGATGCCAGTGGGCCAAAGGAGCGGTTGGACATCTACAAACCCACAGCCCGTTTCTGCTTGCGTTCAATGCTGTCCCTGGATAGCACCACCCTAGGTGCCCAACACTGTTGCTATGATGAGAACACCAAGCTTATTACCCGAGGCAAGGGAGCAGGAGCACCCAACCTCATCAGCACAGAGTTCTCCCCTGAGTTACACTACAAAGTGGACATGCTGCCTTGGATCCTCTGCAAAGGGGACTGGAGTCGATACCATGCTGTGCGGCCTCCTAATAATGGGCAGCAGTGTGCTGTCAACCCTCCAGAAGATGAGTACCTTTCTCAACTACAGGAGGCCAGAGAGTATTAA